The genomic stretch CTCCCGAGCCGGTGCCTGCACCACCCGGGGCTCCGCGCTGCCGTCCGGGCGGGGCACCGCCGGCAGCGCGGGTGTCGGGTAAGGGGGCGGTGCGGAGGTCGCCGGATGCTGTAGCGTCACACAGCCGGCGAGGGCCGAGACGGCCACGGTGACCAGGAGCGCTGCGGTGGTCGTCATTCGATGCACCCGCGCAACTCTGCTGGGTCGGCCCCCGGCTTGGCAGCAGGGAGCCGACGGTGACGCCCCCGCACGGGTGATCTCGTGCCCCGTACGGGGGTTTTCGCGGTATCGAGGGTGACGTCCGGCCGCCGCTGTCGCCGTCGGTCCACGGGGCCGTCGTCGTTCACCGGCCCAGCATGCCGGCCAGCAACTCCCGCAGGCCCGCGCGCACTTCCGCCAGGCCAGGCACTTCGGCGCTGAACGAACCCGCCGCGCACGAGAACATCAACCCGTCGGCCCAGGCGACCAGGGACAGCACATGCCGGGCCGGATCGGGCGAGCCCACGGCGGTGAGCAGCGCGGCAAGCTGTTCCTCGAAGACGGCACCGGTCCGGTCGTAGAAGGCCCGCAGCTCGGGGCGGCGGGTGGCCTCCAAGGCGAGTTCGTACCGGGCGATCAGCAGCTCGCGGCCCTCCGTCAGCGAGCGGTGCACGGCGAGCGCCAGCCCGTCGGCCAGCGCGTCGGGACCGGCGCTCGGATCCGGCATCTCCGTCACCTCCAGCACCCGTGCCTCGCGCTCGGCATGCCGCCGTACCGCGAGTTCCAGCAGCGCCTGCCGGGTGCGGGCCACGTTCGAGGTCGAGCCGAGCGGCAGCCCGGCCGTCTCGTCCACGGCGCGGTGCGTCAGCCCGCGCATCCCGCGCTCGGCGAGCAGCGCCAGTGCGGCGTCGGCGACCACATCGGCGCGGGAGGCGCTGGGGGGCGGCGGCCCTGCACGGCAAAGGCTGGGACGTGACCGTGCTGGAGCGGGCGCCCTCCCTGGCCCCGGTCGGCGCGGCCATCTCCCTCGCCCCGAACGCCCTGCGCGCCCTCGACGTGCTCGGCATCGGTGACGAGATCCGCGACCTCGCCGCCTGGCAGGGCGGTGGGGGAGGGCTGCGCACTCCGGGCGGGCGCTGGCTCTCCCGCTCCAGCGCCGAGGCGGCCGCCGCCCGCTTCGGCGGGCCACTGGTCCTGCTCTCCCGCGCCACCCTGGTCGACCGGCTCGCCGCCCTGCTCCCGCCCGGCGCCGTCCGCACCGCGGCCGCCGCGACCCTCGCCGACCCCGGGGACAGCCGGCGGCCCGCCCGGGTGAGTGTGGGCGGACAGGAGCTGGAGGCCGGGCTGGTGGTCGGCGCAGACGGCATCAACTCCCGTGTCCGCAGGGCTCTTTTCCCGCTCCACCCCGGCCCGGTGTACGCGGGGTTCACCACCTGGCGGGTGCTGATCCCGGTGCCCGGCGCGGAGTTCGCCTCGCACGAGACCTGGGGCCGGGGCCGGATCTGGGGCACGCAACCGCTCAAGGACGGCCGCGTCTACGCCTACGCGGCCGCCATGACCCCGGCGGGCGAGCGGGCGCCGGACGATGAGAAGGCCGAACTCCTGCGCCGGTTCGGCGACTGGCACGACCCCGTCCCGGCCGTTCTCGCCGCCGCCCGCCCCGAGGACGTGCTCCGGCACGACGTCCACCACATCGCCACGCCCCTGCCCTCCCACCACGTGGGCCGGGTCGCCCTGCTCGGGGACGCCGCCCACGCCATGCCGCCGACCCTCGGCCAGGGCGGCAACCAGGCCATCGAGGACGCCATCGTGCTCGCACACCACAGCGACGACCTGGCCGCGTACACCGCCGCCCGCCTCCCGCGCACCACCGCGATCGCCCGCCAGGCCGTCAGGGCCGCCCGCCTGAACATGACCGGCAACCCCGCCGCCGTCGCCGTACGCGACATCGCGATCGCGGCCCTGTCGAAGGCCGGACCCGCGCTCTTCCTGCACGGCTTCGACGGCATCGCCGACTGGCGGCCCCCGTATGCTGCCGGGGAAGCCATCGCAGGAAAGCCGTAGGGGAGAGCACGTGAAGGTCGGCTGCATCGGACTCGGGGACATCGCGCAGAAGGCATACCTGCCGGTGCTGGGCGCTCAGCCGGGGATCGACCTGCATCTGCAGACCCGGACGCCCGCCACCCTCGACCGGGTCGCGGACACCCTGCACCTGCCCGCCGACCGGCGGCACAGCACGCTCGACTCCCTGCTCGCGGCGGGCCTCGACGCGGCCTTCGTGCACGCGCCGACCGCCGTCCACCCCGAGATCGTCACCCGGCTGCTCCAGGCGGGCGTACCGACGTACGTGGACAAGCCGTTCGCCTACGAACTCGCCGACTCCGAACGGCTGGTGAGTCTCGCCGAGGAGCGCGGGGTCTCCCTCTCCGTCGGCTTCAACCGCCGGTACGCGCCCGGGTACGCGCAGTGCCTGGAGCACCCGCGCGAGCTGATCCTCATGCAGAAGAACCGCATCGGGCTGCCCGAGGATCCGCGCTCGATGATCCTGGACGACTTCATCCATGTCGTCGACACCCTGCGGTTCCTGGTGCCAGGGCCGGTCGACGACGTCACCGTGCGCGCCCGTGTCGCGGACGGACTGCTGCACCACGTGGTGCTCCAGCTCGGCGGCGACGGCTTCACCGCGCTCGGTGTGATGAACCGGCTCAGCGGCTCCACGGAGGAGATCCTGGAGGTCTCCGGGCAGGACACCAAGCGTCAGGTGCTCAACCTCGCCGAGGTGATCGACCACAAGGGCCAGCCGACCGTGCGCCGCCGGGGCGACTGGGTGCCGGTGGCCCGGCAGCGCGGCATCGAGCAGGCGGCCCTGGCCTTCCTCGACGCCGTGCGCGCCGGGAAGGTGCTCAGCGCCCGGGACGCGCTGGCGACTCATGAACTGTGCGAGCGGGTGGTACGAGCGGTTCAGGACCGCTGCGCCGCAGCCTGACCGTCCGTAGGCCCTCCGCGGCGCACAGCGCGGCCAGCACCAGCAGTGCGCCCTGCACCGGCCAGTCGCCGTAGCGGACGTACGGCGTGATGCCGTGCGCCAGCGGTACGTCGTACACGCGGGCGGTGCTCGCGTCGGTGCCGAGCCACGGCCCGAGCCGCTGCCCGCCCGGCCCGTAGACGGCCGAGACACCGGTGAGGGTCGCGTGCACCATCGGGCGGCCGGTCTCGGCGGCCCGCAGCGCGGCCAGCGAGGCGTGCTGCTCCGGCGCCCAGCTGCCCTGGAAGGTGGACGTGGCGGACTGGCCGAGGAGGACATCGGCGCCGTCCTCCGCCAGGTGCCGGCTCATGTCCGGGAACGCCGTCTCGAAGCAGATCAGCGGGCCGATCCGCAGCCCGTGCCCGACGTTCATCACGACCTGCTCGGTGCCCCGCCTGCGGTCCTCGCCGGCGGCCTTGCCGACCGAGGTGGCCCAGCCGAGCAGCGAGCGGGCGGGTATGTACTCGCCGAAGGGCACGAGCCGCATCTTGTCGTACCGGTAGCCGGTGAGGCCGTTCGGGCCGACCACCACCGAGCTTTTGTAGATGCCGGGCCGGTCGGAGCGGCGGGCGTCCACGTTCACCAGCACATCGGCGCCGGTCGCGCGGGACAGCGCGGCGATCCGCCGGGTCAGATCGGGACGGTCGCCCAGATCGAAACCGACGCTGGACTCGCCCCACACGACCAGGTCGACGTGCTGCCCGACGAGTTGCCGGGTCAGCTGCTCCTCGCGGTCGAACCGCTTCAGGCCGCCGTCCATGATCCCCGGCTGTACGACGGCGATCCGGACCCTCCCGTCCACCTCCGGGCGTGGCGCCCAGGCCCACGCGGCCGAGGTCGCGGCGGCCGTGGCGACCAGCGAGGCCACGGCCGGTACGCGTGCCTCACGCACGGAGATCAGTACGGCCGCCGCCACGTTCACGGCCACGATCAGGAAGCTGAGCAGCCACACCCCGCCGACCGAGGCCAGCCGCAGCGCCGGCGACACCTGCCACTGGCTGGCGCCCAGCATGCCCCACGGCCCGCCGAGCCCCTGCCAGGACCGCACCAGCTCCACCATCAGCCAGGCCGACGGCAGCACCAGCAGCGCGACGGCTCCCCGGCCCGGCGACGGCTGCTCGCCGAGATATCGGCGCACCAGCCAGCCCCAGGGCGCCCAGAGCACGCCCAGCAGGGCGGCGATCAGGAAGATGAACACGTGCAGGCTGGGCAGCAGCCAGTGGTGCACGGCCAGCAGGAAGCCGAAGCCGCCGCTCCAGCCGTCGTACACGGCCCGCCGGCCGGTCGGGGCCGAGCGGATCAGCAGGATCCAGGGGACGAGGGCGACGTAGGCGAACCACCACAGGGAGGGGGCAGGGAAAGCGAGCACGGGCAGGGCACCGGCGAGGGCGGCGACGGCGGAGCGGCGCCAGGGGGAGTTGAGCCAGTGGTTGATCGTCCTCATATGGACCCACCCTCCCTACCGAGCGCTGATTCCAGTGTGCGCGTGGGGAGCGATCTTCTCCAGGGTGCGTGGAAAGGGTGCGTGGAAAGGGTGCGCGGTAGAGCTCGGGTCTTGCTGTCGTCGGGCGTGTGCGGGTCGTGTGTGGCTGGTCGCGCAGTTCCCCGCGCCCCTCAGGGGGTTGCCGTGCCCTTGGCTGGAAGGCGGCGCCACTTCTCTTCGACACTCACCTCGCGCAGGCGCCAGCCCTCCGGTGTCCTCAGCAGCGCGAAGTCGTAGCGGCCGCCGCAGACCAGGTCCGGGGCCGTGGGGCCGTCGTCGGTCGCGAAGCGCATCGGGTTGAGGTAGTCGGCCCGTACTGATGCCGTGTCGCCGGTGTCGTGGTCCAGGATGCCGAAGCGGACCCGGCGGTTGACGATCAGATGCTGGCGCATGGCGAACAGGGCGAGGCTCTCGGCCAGCCATGCGGCGATCTGCCCGGCGTCGCCCTCTATGCCGCCGGCCGAACGGTAGTCGGCCCGCCCGTCCGCCGTGAACAGCCTTCGGTACGCCGTCCAGTCGCCGTCGTCCACCGCCACCGCGTACGCGGTGATCAGCTCGTCCACGGCCAGCCGGTCCAGCACGGTCGCCAGCTCCGTACGCTGCGTCATCGGCACAGTTTTGGGCATGGCGGGCGCGGAGCCAAGAGGCGCGGCGGGATATTCGGTCGTACGGGAATATTCGGTGGTGCGGGGCATGGCCGAGAGTCGGCTCCGTCCCCCATGAACGATCATTCCCGTGATCCCCGATCCGCCGACCCCGAACCAGCGG from Streptomyces roseochromogenus subsp. oscitans DS 12.976 encodes the following:
- a CDS encoding TetR/AcrR family transcriptional regulator, which codes for MRGLTHRAVDETAGLPLGSTSNVARTRQALLELAVRRHAEREARVLEVTEMPDPSAGPDALADGLALAVHRSLTEGRELLIARYELALEATRRPELRAFYDRTGAVFEEQLAALLTAVGSPDPARHVLSLVAWADGLMFSCAAGSFSAEVPGLAEVRAGLRELLAGMLGR
- a CDS encoding FAD-dependent monooxygenase; this translates as MRRRRPHRRGRRWGAAALHGKGWDVTVLERAPSLAPVGAAISLAPNALRALDVLGIGDEIRDLAAWQGGGGGLRTPGGRWLSRSSAEAAAARFGGPLVLLSRATLVDRLAALLPPGAVRTAAAATLADPGDSRRPARVSVGGQELEAGLVVGADGINSRVRRALFPLHPGPVYAGFTTWRVLIPVPGAEFASHETWGRGRIWGTQPLKDGRVYAYAAAMTPAGERAPDDEKAELLRRFGDWHDPVPAVLAAARPEDVLRHDVHHIATPLPSHHVGRVALLGDAAHAMPPTLGQGGNQAIEDAIVLAHHSDDLAAYTAARLPRTTAIARQAVRAARLNMTGNPAAVAVRDIAIAALSKAGPALFLHGFDGIADWRPPYAAGEAIAGKP
- a CDS encoding Gfo/Idh/MocA family protein translates to MKVGCIGLGDIAQKAYLPVLGAQPGIDLHLQTRTPATLDRVADTLHLPADRRHSTLDSLLAAGLDAAFVHAPTAVHPEIVTRLLQAGVPTYVDKPFAYELADSERLVSLAEERGVSLSVGFNRRYAPGYAQCLEHPRELILMQKNRIGLPEDPRSMILDDFIHVVDTLRFLVPGPVDDVTVRARVADGLLHHVVLQLGGDGFTALGVMNRLSGSTEEILEVSGQDTKRQVLNLAEVIDHKGQPTVRRRGDWVPVARQRGIEQAALAFLDAVRAGKVLSARDALATHELCERVVRAVQDRCAAA
- the lnt gene encoding apolipoprotein N-acyltransferase, which gives rise to MRTINHWLNSPWRRSAVAALAGALPVLAFPAPSLWWFAYVALVPWILLIRSAPTGRRAVYDGWSGGFGFLLAVHHWLLPSLHVFIFLIAALLGVLWAPWGWLVRRYLGEQPSPGRGAVALLVLPSAWLMVELVRSWQGLGGPWGMLGASQWQVSPALRLASVGGVWLLSFLIVAVNVAAAVLISVREARVPAVASLVATAAATSAAWAWAPRPEVDGRVRIAVVQPGIMDGGLKRFDREEQLTRQLVGQHVDLVVWGESSVGFDLGDRPDLTRRIAALSRATGADVLVNVDARRSDRPGIYKSSVVVGPNGLTGYRYDKMRLVPFGEYIPARSLLGWATSVGKAAGEDRRRGTEQVVMNVGHGLRIGPLICFETAFPDMSRHLAEDGADVLLGQSATSTFQGSWAPEQHASLAALRAAETGRPMVHATLTGVSAVYGPGGQRLGPWLGTDASTARVYDVPLAHGITPYVRYGDWPVQGALLVLAALCAAEGLRTVRLRRSGPEPLVPPARTVHESPARPGR
- a CDS encoding nuclear transport factor 2 family protein produces the protein MTQRTELATVLDRLAVDELITAYAVAVDDGDWTAYRRLFTADGRADYRSAGGIEGDAGQIAAWLAESLALFAMRQHLIVNRRVRFGILDHDTGDTASVRADYLNPMRFATDDGPTAPDLVCGGRYDFALLRTPEGWRLREVSVEEKWRRLPAKGTATP